In one Saccharibacillus brassicae genomic region, the following are encoded:
- a CDS encoding RicAFT regulatory complex protein RicA family protein, protein MTIQSSASQGNVPPRTEAGNSAALWNREDILGKARELAGLVSSSEEVRVFQQAERQIQGHERIQTLIQTIKKKQKEVVAFEAMKNKTMAAMIEAELRELQDELDGIPIVGDYQQGQVEINDLLQMIVSAIHDTVSEKIAVERGADSPPSSCG, encoded by the coding sequence ATGACAATACAAAGCAGCGCAAGCCAGGGAAACGTCCCGCCGCGCACCGAAGCCGGAAATTCCGCCGCGTTGTGGAATCGGGAAGACATTTTGGGCAAAGCCCGGGAATTGGCCGGATTGGTCTCTTCCAGCGAAGAAGTGCGGGTGTTCCAGCAGGCCGAACGGCAAATTCAGGGGCATGAACGGATTCAAACCCTGATCCAGACGATTAAAAAGAAACAAAAGGAAGTTGTCGCGTTCGAAGCGATGAAAAATAAAACGATGGCGGCCATGATCGAAGCGGAGCTGCGCGAGCTGCAAGACGAACTCGACGGAATTCCGATCGTGGGCGATTACCAGCAGGGACAGGTCGAGATCAACGACCTGCTGCAGATGATCGTGTCGGCTATCCATGACACCGTATCCGAGAAGATTGCCGTGGAACGAGGGGCGGACAGCCCGCCTTCTTCCTGCGGTTGA
- a CDS encoding nicotinate phosphoribosyltransferase, whose amino-acid sequence MDTTGMALHTDKYQINMMYAHWMNGTHKHKAVFEAYFRTLPFGNGYAVFAGLERIVHYVSNLRFHEDDIRYLSEQEENYDTRFLEELRTFRFNGNIHSMREGAVVFPNEPLVRVEGSIFEAQLVETALLNFMNFQTLIATKAARIKQAADGDTLLEFGTRRAQEADAAVWGARAAYVAGFHATSNMMAGKRFGIPTKGTHAHSWVQSFTSEQEAFDKYAQVLPDGSTLLVDTFDTLRSGVPNAIRTAKKLEERGKRLNSIRLDSGDLAYLSIEARKMLDEAGLDYVKIVASNDLDEHTITELKTQDARIDVWGVGTQLITAHDQPSLGGVYKLVEREVDGMMQPTIKISANPEKVTTPGKKDVYRIIDRGTGKAVADYICFPEEDEPRKGKQLKLFNPLHTYIRRYVKDYEAQSMLVPVFEEGRLVYELPALEQVREYHVSQLNQFWPQYLRKLNPEIYRVNISEKAWKLKQGLIDRYMEETEVPEES is encoded by the coding sequence ATGGACACGACAGGCATGGCTTTACATACGGACAAATACCAGATCAACATGATGTACGCACACTGGATGAACGGGACGCACAAGCACAAAGCGGTGTTCGAAGCGTACTTCCGCACGCTGCCGTTCGGCAACGGCTATGCGGTATTCGCCGGGCTGGAACGGATCGTTCATTACGTATCGAACCTTCGTTTCCACGAAGACGATATCCGCTATCTGTCCGAACAGGAAGAGAATTACGATACGCGTTTCCTGGAAGAACTGCGCACATTCCGTTTTAACGGCAATATCCATTCGATGCGCGAAGGCGCGGTCGTTTTTCCAAACGAACCGCTCGTCCGCGTGGAAGGCAGCATCTTCGAAGCGCAGCTGGTTGAGACGGCGCTGCTGAACTTTATGAATTTCCAGACGCTGATCGCGACCAAAGCCGCACGGATCAAGCAGGCCGCGGACGGCGACACGCTGCTTGAATTCGGGACACGCCGGGCGCAGGAAGCGGATGCAGCCGTATGGGGCGCCAGAGCCGCTTACGTAGCCGGTTTCCACGCGACGTCGAACATGATGGCGGGCAAGCGCTTCGGCATCCCGACCAAAGGCACACACGCGCATTCCTGGGTGCAAAGTTTCACGAGCGAACAGGAAGCGTTCGACAAGTACGCCCAGGTGCTGCCGGACGGTTCGACGCTGCTCGTCGATACGTTCGATACGCTCCGCAGCGGCGTGCCGAATGCGATCCGTACCGCGAAGAAGCTCGAAGAACGCGGCAAGCGGCTGAATTCGATCCGGTTGGACAGCGGCGACTTGGCGTATCTCTCGATCGAAGCCCGCAAAATGCTGGACGAAGCGGGACTGGATTACGTCAAGATCGTCGCTTCGAACGACCTCGACGAACATACGATCACCGAGCTCAAGACGCAGGACGCGCGTATCGACGTTTGGGGCGTAGGCACGCAGCTGATCACGGCGCACGACCAGCCTTCGCTGGGCGGCGTCTACAAGCTGGTCGAACGCGAAGTGGACGGAATGATGCAGCCGACGATCAAAATCTCGGCCAATCCGGAAAAGGTGACGACGCCGGGCAAAAAAGACGTGTACCGGATTATCGACCGCGGAACAGGCAAAGCGGTAGCGGACTATATCTGTTTCCCGGAAGAAGACGAACCGCGCAAAGGCAAGCAGCTGAAGCTGTTCAATCCGCTGCACACGTATATTCGCCGCTACGTCAAAGATTACGAAGCGCAAAGCATGCTGGTGCCGGTGTTCGAAGAAGGACGACTGGTCTACGAGCTGCCTGCGCTGGAGCAGGTGCGCGAGTATCATGTCTCCCAGCTGAACCAGTTCTGGCCGCAGTATCTGCGCAAGCTGAACCCGGAAATCTACCGCGTCAATATCAGCGAAAAAGCATGGAAGCTCAAGCAGGGACTGATCGACCGGTACATGGAAGAGACGGAAGTGCCGGAAGAAAGCTGA
- a CDS encoding GNAT family N-acetyltransferase: MERDRISGNEIIQAEPQPGGLPRELLDSGDLLTWRIETYLHEAQWWTLSLGGEIRSAVGCLRIGAEEAEIANAAGAVRSEEEARRFVRLLNAVCGELRQGGVRRVMAYVGSWQTDRLTAYQQAGFRVAAVEPDYYAGCWADGASTNGIRRLDRLMLEKLPESEAGSSARGGGVIHAAPPIVRRVELRDSQGLLAMKKQLDRETTSMLYEPGERRMTDGDQLEQIRGLLRSSNSLMLVAESDGCIVGYLEATGGKVRRNQHTIYIVIGILEDHTGYGLGRQLFAEMLEWTKRRRILRAELTVQASNQRAYRLYRSIGFKLEGIMRGALIVEGEPVDLYQMGLDLRTIQRSRVDK; encoded by the coding sequence ATGGAACGTGATCGAATCAGCGGGAACGAAATCATTCAAGCCGAGCCGCAGCCGGGCGGGCTGCCGCGGGAACTGTTGGACAGCGGGGACCTTTTGACGTGGCGGATCGAAACGTATCTGCACGAAGCGCAGTGGTGGACGCTGAGTCTCGGCGGAGAGATCCGGTCGGCGGTTGGCTGCCTGCGGATCGGCGCCGAAGAAGCGGAGATCGCCAACGCGGCGGGCGCTGTCCGCAGCGAAGAGGAAGCGCGGCGATTCGTCCGCCTGCTGAACGCCGTATGCGGCGAACTGCGGCAAGGCGGCGTGCGCCGGGTAATGGCTTATGTCGGCAGCTGGCAGACCGACCGCTTGACGGCGTACCAGCAGGCGGGCTTTCGCGTCGCGGCGGTCGAGCCCGACTATTACGCCGGCTGCTGGGCCGACGGTGCTAGCACGAACGGCATCCGGCGCCTGGACCGGCTCATGCTGGAGAAGCTGCCGGAGAGCGAAGCCGGCTCGTCCGCGCGCGGGGGCGGCGTTATCCACGCCGCGCCGCCGATCGTGCGCCGGGTCGAGCTGCGGGACAGCCAGGGACTGCTCGCGATGAAGAAGCAGCTCGACCGCGAGACGACTTCCATGCTGTACGAACCGGGCGAGCGGCGCATGACCGACGGCGATCAGCTGGAGCAGATTCGCGGCCTGCTGCGCAGTTCCAACTCGCTGATGCTCGTCGCCGAAAGCGACGGCTGCATCGTCGGCTATCTGGAAGCGACCGGCGGCAAAGTCCGGCGGAACCAGCATACGATCTATATCGTGATCGGCATTCTGGAAGATCATACCGGGTACGGGCTCGGGCGGCAGCTGTTTGCGGAAATGCTGGAATGGACGAAGCGCCGCCGTATCCTTCGCGCCGAATTGACCGTTCAGGCGTCCAACCAACGCGCCTACCGGCTCTACCGTTCGATCGGGTTCAAGCTGGAAGGCATCATGCGCGGAGCGCTGATTGTCGAAGGCGAGCCGGTCGATCTGTATCAGATGGGATTGGACCTGCGCACGATTCAGCGGAGCAGGGTTGACAAATAA
- a CDS encoding CobW family GTP-binding protein — MAQDVPVYLLTGFLGSGKTTLLQRLVSYWQQQGLKPGVIINELGDVNLDGLLVEAEVPTSELLGGCICCTVREDLAGELAGLVERDRPDVVLIEATGAANPIDLLDSATETAMYAGIEIKGLIAVADAAHLLEMHRSRGGRTYALMQDQIRSASIVVLNKIDRVSEQEAEQLEQAIAGWNAYAPIVRTVRCDTDLGPLLETGFTPERAADGPLRRTPGGGLNMLGSSHGHVTSYTHRFARPVDSEKFEAMIGELPREIYRAKGLLTFSDTASRFLFQYAFRELDFIKVTPQGQLNDMAVFIGEHFSAAELRQKLERLELESEQAEVSE, encoded by the coding sequence ATGGCTCAAGACGTACCCGTCTATCTGCTGACCGGATTTCTCGGCAGCGGCAAGACGACGCTGCTTCAGCGCCTGGTGTCCTATTGGCAGCAGCAGGGACTCAAGCCCGGCGTCATCATCAACGAATTGGGCGACGTCAATCTGGACGGCCTGCTCGTCGAAGCGGAAGTGCCGACGTCCGAGCTGCTCGGCGGCTGTATCTGCTGCACCGTGCGCGAAGACCTGGCGGGCGAACTGGCCGGACTGGTCGAGCGCGATCGGCCGGACGTCGTCCTGATTGAAGCGACCGGAGCCGCCAATCCGATCGACCTGCTCGATTCGGCGACCGAAACGGCGATGTACGCCGGCATCGAGATCAAAGGCTTGATCGCCGTGGCGGATGCCGCGCATCTGCTGGAGATGCACCGCAGCCGCGGCGGCCGCACTTACGCGCTGATGCAGGACCAGATCCGCAGCGCTTCGATCGTCGTGCTGAACAAGATCGACCGCGTCAGCGAACAAGAAGCGGAGCAGCTGGAGCAGGCGATCGCAGGCTGGAACGCTTATGCCCCGATCGTCCGCACGGTGCGCTGCGACACGGATCTCGGACCGCTGCTGGAAACGGGCTTCACGCCGGAACGGGCGGCGGACGGACCGCTGCGCCGCACGCCGGGCGGCGGCTTGAACATGCTCGGATCAAGTCACGGCCATGTGACGTCGTACACCCACCGCTTCGCCCGCCCGGTCGACAGCGAGAAGTTCGAGGCGATGATCGGCGAACTGCCGCGCGAAATTTATCGGGCCAAAGGGCTGCTCACTTTTTCCGATACGGCGAGCCGGTTTTTGTTCCAATACGCTTTTCGCGAACTCGATTTTATCAAAGTGACGCCGCAGGGGCAGCTTAACGATATGGCTGTCTTTATCGGCGAGCATTTTTCGGCAGCGGAACTGCGCCAAAAACTGGAGCGGCTGGAACTCGAAAGCGAGCAGGCGGAAGTTAGCGAGTAA
- a CDS encoding NUDIX domain-containing protein yields MNGQNESNNREEQTNYDAKKYRTPDGAPADIVMFTLTKRERKTVTKTLPLRELRVMLIRRRAWPYAGKWALPGGFSRDDESLYETAMRELKEETGVVGRHLEYLSVYSDPGRDPRGWIISHAFFALVEEEVLEKRQAADDAEEVGLFTIEEALDELDLGFDHRAIIADAYRRIQEKMLQTTIARKFLPQAFTLSELYQVIKAVVPDFEEPNFIRKITSTRSRKGILEEVRDENGAPISSNQYSQRPAQLYRFLDNVPRLSIYS; encoded by the coding sequence ATGAACGGACAGAACGAATCTAACAACCGTGAAGAACAAACGAATTACGATGCGAAGAAGTATCGGACACCCGACGGAGCGCCCGCCGATATCGTGATGTTCACGCTGACCAAGCGCGAACGCAAGACGGTGACGAAGACGCTTCCGCTGCGCGAACTGCGCGTCATGCTTATTCGCCGCCGGGCCTGGCCGTATGCGGGCAAATGGGCGCTGCCGGGCGGATTTTCCCGGGACGACGAATCGCTGTACGAAACGGCGATGCGCGAACTGAAGGAAGAGACCGGAGTCGTTGGCCGGCATTTGGAATATTTGAGCGTCTACAGCGATCCGGGCCGCGATCCGAGAGGCTGGATCATCTCACACGCATTTTTCGCGCTCGTGGAAGAAGAAGTGCTGGAGAAGCGTCAGGCGGCGGACGACGCCGAGGAAGTGGGCTTGTTCACGATCGAAGAAGCGCTAGACGAGCTGGATCTCGGGTTCGACCACCGGGCTATTATCGCGGATGCCTACCGGCGCATTCAGGAGAAAATGCTGCAGACGACGATCGCCCGCAAGTTTTTGCCGCAGGCGTTCACGCTCAGCGAATTGTACCAGGTGATCAAGGCTGTCGTGCCGGACTTCGAAGAACCGAATTTTATTCGCAAAATCACGTCCACGCGCAGCCGCAAAGGCATTCTGGAAGAAGTGCGCGACGAAAACGGGGCGCCGATCAGCTCGAACCAGTATTCGCAGCGTCCGGCCCAGCTGTATCGTTTCCTGGATAACGTGCCCCGGCTGTCGATCTATTCCTGA
- a CDS encoding ABC transporter substrate-binding protein, producing the protein MRARPIWHAAWLTMLSCMLLLTACTPESRSSSGAPTTGTSGDGAAQEKVTIDFWTFWGSETRRPIIEKIIGDFNSSQDRIVVKHTYLPFGDIWTKNLASIAAGNPADVIVNDYADVNLRASKNQNTNLTAYLQQDDIQSRFYPELWNNVLYNDEAYALPFNTDTRLLYYNKEAFREAGLDPEQPPQTWAQLEEYAQKLDKKTGSTYERVGFYPLWGDFGVDNWLINGDGGSGYFDDNAGTTIDTPGKVATLEWLKSWQDRLGRQTVDAIKADFGSGVSDPFISGKVAMYIQTGTYNTQIEEFGQDLDIGVAPIPEREDGSGHWSSGGGFVVEIPQGADHPDEAWAFIKYLTDVDAQKYWAMENFDNVANIEAAEDPEANKNAVYKASVENLENTKVFQVPLSASGYKDLINPHMDAVFLDKETPQQALQQAQQDVQSLMNKNK; encoded by the coding sequence TTGAGAGCGAGACCTATTTGGCATGCCGCTTGGCTCACGATGTTGTCCTGCATGCTGCTGCTGACGGCTTGCACGCCGGAGTCGAGATCTTCGTCCGGAGCGCCGACGACCGGCACGTCCGGCGACGGAGCGGCCCAGGAAAAAGTGACGATCGATTTCTGGACTTTTTGGGGTTCCGAGACGCGCCGTCCCATCATCGAGAAAATCATCGGAGATTTTAACAGCTCGCAGGACCGCATCGTCGTGAAGCATACTTATTTGCCTTTCGGCGACATTTGGACCAAAAATCTGGCTTCGATCGCGGCCGGCAATCCCGCCGACGTCATCGTCAACGATTATGCCGACGTCAACCTGCGGGCCAGCAAAAACCAAAATACCAACCTGACAGCGTATTTGCAGCAGGATGATATCCAAAGCCGGTTCTACCCGGAACTTTGGAACAACGTGCTGTACAACGACGAAGCGTACGCGCTTCCGTTCAACACCGATACGCGTCTGCTCTACTATAACAAGGAAGCGTTCCGCGAAGCCGGGCTCGACCCGGAGCAGCCGCCGCAGACTTGGGCCCAGCTCGAAGAGTACGCGCAGAAGCTGGACAAGAAAACCGGCAGCACGTACGAACGCGTCGGTTTCTATCCGCTGTGGGGCGACTTCGGCGTCGACAACTGGCTGATCAACGGCGACGGCGGCAGCGGATACTTCGACGACAATGCCGGCACGACGATCGACACGCCGGGCAAAGTCGCCACGCTGGAATGGCTGAAATCGTGGCAGGACCGTCTGGGCCGCCAAACGGTCGACGCGATCAAAGCCGACTTCGGCAGCGGCGTCAGCGATCCGTTTATCTCCGGCAAAGTCGCGATGTATATCCAGACCGGCACGTATAATACGCAGATCGAGGAATTCGGTCAGGATCTCGATATCGGCGTGGCGCCGATCCCGGAACGCGAAGACGGTTCGGGCCATTGGAGCAGCGGCGGCGGCTTCGTGGTCGAAATTCCGCAGGGCGCCGACCATCCGGACGAAGCGTGGGCATTTATCAAATATTTGACCGACGTCGACGCGCAAAAATATTGGGCGATGGAAAACTTCGACAACGTCGCCAATATCGAAGCGGCCGAAGACCCGGAAGCGAACAAAAACGCGGTCTACAAAGCTTCGGTCGAAAATCTGGAGAACACCAAAGTATTCCAGGTTCCGCTGAGCGCTTCGGGCTACAAAGACCTGATCAATCCGCATATGGACGCCGTGTTCCTGGACAAGGAGACGCCGCAGCAGGCACTGCAGCAGGCGCAGCAGGATGTCCAATCGCTGATGAACAAAAACAAGTAA
- a CDS encoding carbohydrate ABC transporter permease, with translation MKKRSVRDTLLFIVLSVGSLLFLLPLWWMIATSLKSPQEIAQYPPTFIPNQFHFENYVHTWQAAPFTLYAFNTLMLAAFAVAGNVLVNSFIAYGFARIAFRGKKFWFSVLLATMMIPGFVTLIPQYVLFSKLHLVGTYYPLIIPQFLGSAFYIFMLRQFYLSIPRELSEAAKIDGANHLYIWARIVLPLSKPALAAIAVFAFNGAWNDFLGPLLYVNDEVLYTLQIGLQSFRGSVQTQWNYLMAGSVIVLLPVIVLFFLFQKYFIEGMNLTAGTKG, from the coding sequence ATGAAAAAGCGCTCGGTGCGCGATACGCTGCTGTTCATCGTCTTGTCTGTCGGAAGCCTGCTGTTCCTGCTGCCGCTGTGGTGGATGATCGCCACGTCGCTGAAGTCGCCGCAGGAAATCGCGCAGTATCCGCCGACTTTTATCCCGAATCAATTCCATTTCGAGAACTATGTCCATACGTGGCAGGCGGCTCCGTTCACCCTGTATGCGTTCAATACGCTGATGCTGGCCGCTTTTGCGGTAGCCGGCAATGTGCTGGTCAATTCGTTTATCGCCTACGGGTTTGCGCGTATCGCTTTTCGGGGCAAAAAGTTCTGGTTCTCGGTCCTGCTCGCCACGATGATGATTCCCGGGTTCGTGACGCTTATTCCGCAGTACGTGCTGTTCTCCAAGCTGCATCTGGTCGGCACGTATTACCCGCTGATCATCCCGCAGTTTCTCGGCAGCGCCTTCTACATTTTCATGCTGCGGCAGTTCTATTTGAGCATCCCGCGGGAACTGAGCGAAGCGGCCAAGATCGACGGGGCGAACCATCTGTACATCTGGGCGCGTATCGTCCTGCCATTGTCGAAGCCGGCGTTGGCCGCGATCGCGGTGTTCGCTTTTAACGGCGCATGGAACGATTTCCTCGGTCCGCTGCTGTATGTCAACGACGAGGTGCTGTATACGCTGCAGATCGGTCTCCAGTCGTTCCGGGGCAGCGTGCAGACGCAGTGGAATTATCTTATGGCGGGTTCGGTTATCGTCCTGCTGCCGGTCATCGTCCTGTTCTTCCTGTTCCAGAAATATTTTATCGAAGGCATGAATCTGACGGCCGGCACCAAGGGCTGA
- a CDS encoding acryloyl-CoA reductase — MTEKFLAFWLEESEGRVTGSVQELETADLPPGEVLVRVRYSGVNYKDGLASIKEGQVVRQYPFVPGIDLAGEVMVSEDERFAVGDRVLCTGYGLGVSHFGGYSEQARVPADWLIKLPEGLTMREAMILGTAGFTAGLSVDAIVSAGLTPESGPVLVTGASGGVGSVAVAILAKLGFEVTASSGKEAEWDWLKRLGAAHTISREEAQEPSKGPLGKSRWAAIVDPVGGAGTGERLKSVRYRGVLALSGLTGGGDFATSVHPFILRGVTLAGIDSVQCPLPLRLDVWNKLAADWKPEAIFEHGVHELPLEEVGGALARILNGEAVGRQLIRISAE, encoded by the coding sequence ATGACAGAGAAATTTCTCGCGTTTTGGTTGGAAGAATCGGAAGGGCGCGTCACCGGTTCCGTGCAGGAGCTTGAAACGGCGGATCTGCCGCCGGGCGAAGTGCTCGTTCGCGTCCGGTATTCCGGCGTGAATTACAAAGACGGCTTGGCCAGCATCAAGGAAGGGCAGGTCGTGCGGCAGTATCCGTTCGTGCCGGGCATCGACCTGGCGGGCGAAGTGATGGTTTCGGAAGACGAACGCTTCGCCGTAGGCGACCGGGTGCTCTGCACCGGCTACGGGCTGGGCGTCTCGCACTTCGGCGGGTACAGCGAGCAGGCCCGGGTGCCGGCCGATTGGCTGATCAAGCTGCCGGAAGGGCTGACGATGCGGGAAGCGATGATTCTCGGCACGGCGGGCTTCACGGCCGGTCTGTCGGTGGATGCGATTGTCAGCGCCGGCCTGACGCCGGAGAGCGGTCCGGTGCTCGTGACCGGCGCTTCCGGCGGAGTCGGCAGCGTAGCGGTGGCGATTCTGGCAAAATTGGGCTTTGAGGTGACGGCCAGCAGCGGCAAAGAAGCCGAATGGGATTGGCTCAAGCGGCTCGGCGCTGCGCATACGATCTCGCGCGAGGAAGCGCAGGAGCCGTCCAAAGGCCCGCTCGGCAAAAGCCGATGGGCGGCGATCGTCGACCCGGTCGGCGGTGCGGGCACGGGCGAACGGCTCAAAAGCGTGCGTTATCGCGGCGTACTGGCCTTGTCGGGTTTGACGGGCGGCGGCGATTTCGCCACGAGCGTGCATCCTTTTATCCTGCGCGGCGTAACGCTGGCCGGAATCGATTCGGTGCAGTGCCCGCTGCCGTTGCGGCTGGACGTCTGGAACAAGCTGGCGGCAGACTGGAAGCCGGAAGCGATCTTCGAGCACGGCGTGCACGAACTGCCGCTCGAAGAGGTGGGTGGAGCGCTTGCGCGCATCCTCAACGGGGAAGCGGTCGGGCGCCAGCTGATTCGGATCTCGGCGGAATAA
- a CDS encoding four-helix bundle copper-binding protein — protein MTVTTYKECIDACIRCMNVCNVSYVSSLKGLDIFELRECLRLDRECADLCGVAIQAMTRNSPFVAEICELVAKACDACAEECMKHPHEHCQECVRVCRECASICRGILVAA, from the coding sequence ATGACCGTGACTACATACAAAGAGTGTATCGACGCCTGCATCCGCTGCATGAACGTCTGCAACGTCAGCTACGTTTCGAGCCTCAAAGGGCTCGATATTTTCGAACTTCGCGAATGTCTGCGCCTCGACCGCGAATGCGCGGATCTGTGCGGGGTCGCGATTCAAGCGATGACACGCAACAGCCCGTTCGTCGCCGAAATTTGCGAACTGGTCGCCAAAGCGTGCGATGCGTGCGCCGAAGAGTGCATGAAGCATCCGCACGAGCACTGCCAGGAATGCGTTCGGGTCTGCCGCGAATGTGCGAGCATCTGCCGGGGCATTCTGGTCGCCGCTTAA
- a CDS encoding cysteine hydrolase family protein: protein MKALIVIDYTNDFVDGSLPVGEPGIAIQQRIAELTGQFAAAGEYTVMAVDLHEENDPYHPESALFPPHNIRGTAGRELYGTLKTVYERYESAIYWMDKTRYSAFAGTDLALRLRARGITEVHLIGVCTDICVLHTAVDAYNLGFDIVVHADAVASFNAAGHEWALGHFTGSLGAKVISA from the coding sequence ATGAAAGCTCTGATCGTAATCGATTATACGAACGATTTCGTGGACGGCAGCCTGCCCGTGGGAGAACCGGGGATCGCGATCCAGCAACGCATCGCCGAACTGACCGGGCAGTTTGCCGCCGCCGGCGAGTATACGGTGATGGCGGTCGATCTGCACGAAGAGAACGATCCGTATCATCCCGAGAGCGCGCTGTTCCCGCCGCACAATATTCGCGGAACAGCCGGCCGGGAACTGTACGGAACGCTCAAGACCGTCTACGAGCGGTACGAATCGGCGATCTACTGGATGGACAAGACGAGATACAGCGCTTTTGCGGGAACGGACCTGGCTCTGCGGCTGCGGGCGCGAGGCATTACCGAAGTCCATCTGATCGGCGTGTGCACAGACATCTGCGTGCTGCATACCGCGGTCGACGCTTACAATCTCGGCTTCGACATCGTCGTCCACGCGGACGCCGTGGCAAGCTTCAACGCGGCGGGCCACGAATGGGCGTTGGGTCATTTTACAGGCAGCCTCGGCGCGAAAGTCATCTCGGCCTGA
- a CDS encoding carbohydrate ABC transporter permease translates to MKNTTSTLTPTPTKKKRSRLARREELQGYLFISPWLIGLFGITLFPMLFSLYGSFTNYDVTSRMDFIGIGNYMRMFTEDPLFWKSLYNTLYYVALMVPLTTIGSILLALMLNERIVGMRFFRTIYYLPAVLSGVGVYFLWIQLLNPSTGLINTMLGWVGIPGPAWLSDPMWTKPAIILMKMWSVGGGMLLYLASLQGVPAQLYESAKLDGASAFRRFIHITLPMISPVIFFDVVTSFIGGFQIFQEGYVMTDSGSGGPMGSLLFYNLYMWNQAFQLFDMGYAMAMAWVLFVIVLILTLINLRMSKRWVYYEGGED, encoded by the coding sequence ATGAAAAACACCACGAGCACGCTCACCCCTACTCCAACGAAAAAGAAACGATCCCGACTCGCACGCCGCGAAGAACTGCAGGGCTACCTGTTCATCTCCCCGTGGCTGATCGGCCTGTTCGGCATCACGCTGTTCCCGATGCTGTTCTCGCTGTACGGCAGCTTCACCAATTACGACGTGACGTCGCGCATGGACTTTATCGGGATCGGCAATTACATGCGCATGTTCACGGAAGATCCGCTGTTCTGGAAATCGCTGTACAATACGCTGTATTACGTCGCCTTGATGGTGCCGCTGACGACGATCGGATCGATTCTGCTGGCGCTGATGCTCAATGAGCGAATCGTCGGCATGCGCTTTTTCCGCACGATCTATTATCTGCCGGCCGTCCTGTCGGGTGTCGGCGTCTATTTCCTCTGGATTCAACTGCTGAACCCTTCGACGGGCCTGATCAATACGATGCTCGGTTGGGTCGGCATTCCCGGTCCGGCCTGGCTGAGCGATCCGATGTGGACCAAGCCCGCCATTATCCTGATGAAAATGTGGAGCGTGGGCGGCGGCATGCTGCTGTATCTGGCGAGCTTGCAGGGCGTTCCGGCACAGCTGTACGAATCGGCCAAGCTCGACGGCGCGTCCGCGTTCCGGCGCTTTATCCACATTACGCTGCCGATGATCTCGCCGGTCATCTTTTTCGACGTCGTGACGAGCTTTATCGGCGGATTCCAGATTTTCCAGGAAGGTTATGTCATGACCGACAGCGGCAGCGGAGGACCGATGGGCTCGCTGCTGTTCTATAACCTGTACATGTGGAATCAGGCGTTCCAGCTGTTCGATATGGGCTACGCGATGGCGATGGCCTGGGTGCTGTTCGTGATCGTGCTGATCCTGACGCTGATCAATCTTCGCATGTCCAAACGCTGGGTGTACTACGAAGGAGGCGAAGATTGA